One part of the Xylanimonas allomyrinae genome encodes these proteins:
- a CDS encoding cation:dicarboxylate symporter family transporter: MNRFLSSLPFRLLVAIALGVAVGLTVGETAITVVQSVRHLTGQVVFFAVPLIILGFVAPSIARSGADASRLLGVSLGLGYGSAVAAALLAALTGFALVPGLSVPGAVDGGRALPEMLFELTIAPIMPTMSALVLALLLGLAVSWTRARRFAAALDELHRIVLAIVTRVVVPVLPVFIASVFALLAYQGGITRQVPVFLQALGVVVAVHVAWIAVLYVAAAAYSRRNPFDVVRHYGAAYLTAVGTMSSAATLPVALKGASASRSLDKRMVDFGVPLLAHVHMPGSVISITFLAMTVSQVLYGELPAAGTMLLFVVLLGVFAVAAPGVPGGTLMASLGLVTTVLGFDEAGTGLMLAIFALQDSFGTAANITSDGPLLMILSRYAQRRGIGARTPSAAPAREAAPAALAA; the protein is encoded by the coding sequence GTGAACCGCTTCCTGTCCTCTCTCCCGTTCCGGCTCCTGGTGGCCATCGCCCTGGGCGTCGCCGTGGGCCTGACGGTCGGCGAGACCGCCATCACCGTCGTCCAGTCCGTCCGCCACCTGACCGGTCAGGTCGTGTTCTTCGCGGTGCCGCTGATCATCCTGGGGTTCGTCGCCCCGTCGATCGCCCGGTCGGGCGCCGACGCGTCCCGCCTGCTGGGCGTCTCGCTCGGGCTCGGGTACGGCTCGGCGGTCGCGGCCGCGCTGCTCGCGGCGCTCACCGGGTTCGCCCTCGTGCCGGGGCTGTCGGTCCCCGGGGCCGTCGACGGCGGCCGCGCGCTGCCCGAGATGCTGTTCGAGCTGACCATCGCGCCGATCATGCCGACGATGAGCGCGCTCGTCCTGGCGCTGCTGCTGGGCCTGGCCGTCTCCTGGACGCGGGCGCGCCGGTTCGCGGCCGCGCTCGACGAGCTGCACCGCATCGTGCTGGCGATCGTGACCCGGGTCGTGGTCCCCGTGCTCCCGGTGTTCATCGCGTCGGTGTTCGCGCTGCTGGCCTACCAGGGCGGCATCACCCGGCAGGTCCCCGTGTTCCTCCAGGCGCTGGGCGTGGTCGTGGCCGTGCACGTCGCGTGGATCGCCGTGCTGTACGTGGCCGCGGCGGCGTACTCGCGGCGCAACCCGTTCGACGTCGTGCGCCACTACGGCGCGGCGTACCTGACGGCCGTCGGCACCATGTCCTCGGCCGCGACCCTGCCGGTCGCGCTCAAGGGTGCGTCGGCGTCGCGCTCTCTCGACAAGCGCATGGTCGACTTCGGGGTGCCGCTGCTCGCGCACGTCCACATGCCCGGCTCGGTCATCAGCATCACGTTCCTGGCCATGACCGTCTCCCAGGTGCTGTACGGCGAGCTGCCCGCCGCGGGCACCATGCTGCTGTTCGTGGTGCTGCTGGGTGTGTTCGCCGTCGCCGCGCCCGGCGTTCCCGGCGGCACGCTCATGGCCTCGCTCGGCCTGGTCACCACCGTGCTCGGGTTCGACGAGGCGGGCACCGGCCTCATGCTCGCGATCTTCGCCCTGCAGGACTCGTTCGGGACGGCCGCCAACATCACCAGCGACGGGCCCCTGCTGATGATCCTGTCGCGGTACGCGCAGCGGCGCGGCATCGGGGCGCGGACGCCGTCGGCGGCACCGGCGCGCGAGGCCGCCCCCGCGGCCCTCGCGGCCTGA
- a CDS encoding complex I subunit 5 family protein yields the protein MVALVLVPVLLGVALYKVPARPAKAIALAGQGWLAWRALTLFARATRDGTFTQVLGGDDTLLYVSLRAERTALALVLLTVLLITAALVYALGEPYFDTKLLLLLLVLQGLVAGLFLTDDVFNLFVLFEVTTLTVILLVMFKKDRRNTYDGLYYLMVQIVAMTFFLFGLAYLYRTFGVLSVTEIGLLVQHGVDPRTLVLPFAFMLTGIALKAGLFPLFSYVPRSYGNPGAPTVVLMLMSGLLVKAALFWIARLVTLFAPALDTSRLLLAIGLATGVAGAAWALAQTDVRLLLAYSTVSQAGLILLGLAAGTPAATGGATAHLITHALAKSVLFLTAAMIARRYGSTRLADLRGVARRMPLLTVVSAVAVLGIVGAPFTAGAASKDLILAGSTGPWAQAAVWTVNLATMLVFVRYAAMFVGTPQREPAPRAAAGAAHPGTGTGTGTGTGTGTAAKTGVVAALAAVLLAAGVLAPQAGRLLLGDGVAVPAGTTAAKVGAFALTLAVALAAHRFAAPAVRRWRAPLGRSLSLPHACLAVTVFFAATALYATLVTRAVPG from the coding sequence ATGGTCGCCCTGGTACTCGTGCCCGTCCTGCTCGGCGTCGCGCTCTACAAGGTGCCCGCCCGGCCCGCCAAGGCGATCGCCCTCGCCGGCCAGGGCTGGCTCGCCTGGCGAGCCCTCACCCTGTTCGCGCGCGCCACCCGCGACGGCACCTTCACCCAGGTCCTCGGCGGCGACGACACGCTCCTGTACGTGTCGCTGCGCGCGGAACGCACCGCCCTCGCGCTCGTGCTGCTGACCGTCCTGCTGATCACCGCCGCCCTCGTCTACGCCCTCGGCGAGCCCTACTTCGACACCAAGCTCCTGCTCCTGCTGCTGGTGCTGCAAGGACTCGTCGCCGGGCTCTTCCTCACCGACGACGTGTTCAACCTCTTCGTCCTGTTCGAGGTCACCACCCTCACCGTCATCCTCCTGGTGATGTTCAAGAAGGACCGCCGCAACACCTACGACGGCCTGTACTACCTCATGGTGCAGATCGTCGCCATGACGTTCTTCCTCTTCGGGCTCGCCTACCTGTACCGCACCTTCGGCGTCCTGTCCGTCACCGAGATCGGCCTGCTCGTGCAGCACGGCGTCGACCCCCGCACCCTCGTGCTGCCCTTCGCGTTCATGCTCACCGGCATCGCGCTCAAGGCAGGGCTGTTCCCGCTGTTCTCCTACGTGCCACGCTCCTACGGCAACCCCGGCGCCCCGACCGTCGTGCTCATGCTCATGTCCGGGCTGCTGGTCAAGGCCGCACTGTTCTGGATCGCCCGCCTCGTCACCCTGTTCGCCCCCGCCCTCGACACCAGCCGCCTCCTGCTGGCCATCGGCCTGGCGACCGGCGTCGCGGGCGCCGCCTGGGCCCTCGCCCAGACCGACGTGCGCCTCCTGCTCGCCTACTCGACCGTCTCCCAGGCCGGGCTCATCCTCCTCGGCCTGGCCGCCGGCACCCCGGCCGCGACCGGCGGCGCGACCGCCCACCTCATCACCCACGCCCTGGCCAAGTCCGTGCTGTTCCTCACCGCCGCCATGATCGCCCGCCGCTACGGCAGCACACGCCTGGCCGACCTGCGCGGCGTCGCCCGCCGCATGCCGCTGCTGACCGTCGTGTCGGCCGTCGCCGTGCTCGGCATCGTCGGCGCCCCCTTCACCGCGGGCGCCGCCTCCAAGGACCTCATCCTCGCCGGGTCCACGGGACCCTGGGCGCAGGCCGCCGTGTGGACCGTCAACCTCGCCACCATGCTCGTCTTCGTGAGGTACGCGGCCATGTTCGTCGGCACCCCCCAGCGCGAACCTGCGCCGCGCGCCGCCGCCGGGGCGGCGCACCCGGGCACCGGCACCGGCACCGGCACCGGCACCGGCACCGGCACCGCCGCCAAGACCGGCGTCGTCGCGGCGCTCGCGGCCGTGCTGCTCGCGGCGGGGGTGCTCGCGCCGCAGGCGGGGCGCCTGCTGCTGGGTGACGGCGTCGCCGTCCCGGCGGGCACGACGGCGGCCAAGGTGGGCGCGTTCGCGCTGACGCTCGCCGTCGCCCTGGCCGCCCACCGGTTCGCCGCCCCGGCCGTGCGCCGGTGGCGTGCCCCGCTGGGACGGTCGCTGTCGCTGCCGCACGCGTGCCTGGCCGTGACGGTGTTCTTCGCCGCGACGGCCCTGTACGCCACCCTGGTGACGCGGGCGGTGCCGGGATGA
- a CDS encoding Na+/H+ antiporter subunit E, with product MIRRYGPVVVVFTVIWVVMNEVLSVVSVVSGVVVAVAALWMTRRVLHVDYATVFLRPLATARYVLLLLREMTVAAYGMAVVIVRGHAQVTQFVHESALDDDLLLFLLANSLILTPGSVAVDREGGRLTVITVDDDARARATCVRLERAIARLVKEDACS from the coding sequence ATGATCCGGCGGTACGGGCCCGTCGTGGTGGTCTTCACCGTGATCTGGGTCGTGATGAACGAGGTCCTGAGCGTGGTCTCGGTGGTCTCGGGCGTCGTGGTCGCGGTCGCGGCGCTGTGGATGACGCGCCGCGTGCTGCACGTCGACTACGCGACGGTGTTCCTGCGCCCGCTGGCCACCGCACGGTACGTCCTGCTGCTGCTGCGCGAGATGACGGTCGCGGCCTACGGCATGGCCGTGGTCATCGTGCGCGGGCACGCGCAGGTGACGCAGTTCGTCCACGAGAGCGCGCTGGACGACGACCTGCTGCTGTTCCTGCTGGCCAACAGCCTCATCCTCACGCCCGGCTCGGTCGCCGTGGACCGTGAGGGCGGCCGCCTGACCGTGATCACGGTCGACGACGACGCGCGCGCCCGTGCCACGTGCGTGCGTCTCGAGCGCGCGATCGCGCGGTTGGTGAAGGAGGACGCGTGTTCCTGA
- a CDS encoding monovalent cation/H+ antiporter complex subunit F: protein MFLSVVSYTLLLASVLTGVVVLRGSDPWSRLLGYCLVAGKVNMLVVILALVTGHSFYLDIALVYTLLSYVGVLVLSDYMAGRGSDLG, encoded by the coding sequence GTGTTCCTGAGCGTCGTGTCCTACACGCTGCTGCTCGCGTCGGTGCTGACCGGCGTCGTCGTGCTGCGCGGCTCCGACCCGTGGAGCCGGCTGCTGGGCTACTGCCTGGTGGCCGGCAAGGTCAACATGCTCGTCGTCATCCTCGCGCTGGTCACGGGGCACAGCTTCTACCTCGACATCGCGCTCGTCTACACGCTGCTCAGCTATGTGGGCGTGCTGGTGCTGTCGGACTACATGGCCGGGAGGGGGAGCGACCTTGGCTGA